In Bifidobacterium actinocoloniiforme DSM 22766, a genomic segment contains:
- a CDS encoding triphosphoribosyl-dephospho-CoA synthase, whose translation MRSQLPEIARLASQALVSEVMLAPKPGLVDPISNGAHSDMDVDTFLASVGALAPFFPEYLELGRRSTGEQDLYHQLRRTGRQAEASMLSVTGGVNTHKGANFSLGFLLGALGRLLASASLSQLAAADFAPLFPLVSRLAAASMEELTGLDQQDGLSHGQEVYLRDGAAGVRGEACAGYPMLRLVVLPYLRSSPEYADTRYLRLMTLLMSGLEDANLLHRGGRPGLVFVQTNARALQTLPATCLAQALRDFDRELIERHLSPGGSADYLSLAYFFDGLIELADC comes from the coding sequence TTGCGTAGCCAACTACCCGAGATAGCGCGACTCGCCTCCCAAGCCTTGGTCTCGGAGGTTATGCTGGCTCCAAAGCCGGGCTTGGTGGACCCCATCTCCAATGGAGCGCACTCCGACATGGATGTGGATACGTTCCTGGCCAGCGTCGGGGCGCTCGCCCCCTTTTTCCCCGAATATCTCGAATTGGGCCGACGGTCCACCGGCGAGCAAGATCTCTACCATCAGCTCAGGCGGACCGGCCGTCAGGCGGAGGCGAGCATGCTGAGCGTCACCGGAGGTGTTAACACGCATAAGGGGGCCAACTTCTCCTTGGGTTTCCTATTGGGCGCCCTGGGCAGGCTCTTGGCTTCCGCCTCCCTGTCCCAGCTGGCGGCGGCGGACTTCGCTCCGCTTTTTCCCCTGGTTTCCCGCCTGGCCGCCGCTTCCATGGAAGAACTGACCGGCCTCGACCAGCAAGACGGTTTGAGCCACGGGCAGGAGGTTTATTTGCGCGATGGGGCGGCGGGCGTGCGTGGCGAAGCCTGCGCTGGGTATCCAATGTTGCGTCTAGTGGTCCTGCCGTATCTGCGCTCCAGTCCCGAGTACGCAGACACGCGTTACTTGCGCCTCATGACGCTGCTCATGTCTGGCTTGGAAGACGCCAACCTGCTTCATCGGGGCGGCCGTCCGGGACTCGTATTCGTCCAAACCAACGCCCGCGCCCTTCAAACATTACCCGCCACCTGCCTGGCTCAAGCCCTCCGGGACTTTGACCGGGAATTGATTGAGCGACATTTGAGCCCGGGTGGCAGCGCGGACTATCTGTCGCTGGCATATTTTTTTGACGGGCTTATTGAATTAGCCGACTGCTGA
- a CDS encoding APC family permease codes for MHVFRTKTVEQTLAETGEEGRTLKRTLSTWDLAVMGVAVAVGAGIFSVGAQAAAFHAGPAVILSFIIAGVVCGAAVMCYAEFASMIPVSGSAYTFTYTTIGEIVAWVIGWDLILEMMMAASVISKYWGVYLNDFIHLMGGQGFSTTVAFGGFHVDLAPLFVVGLFTVLLILGTKMSARFDGALTILKIGIVLFVIIVGFFYIKAENYHPFIPPEQPASSIKGLEVTSTMAEPLWQWVTGMSPTAYGVPGILSGAALVFFAFIGFDVVATTSEEAKDPRRTVPRGIFLGMVMVIILYVLVAIVTTGMVSYKDLAKSPSPSLATGFELVGASWAAKLISFGIVVGLTTVVMVLLLGLTRIVFALSRDGLLPRGLSQTGRFGTPSRIQLMAGILVAVVACFFNIDVLSDMVNIGTLSAFMLVALSVPIMRRKRPDLPRSFKMPGNPVIPILISLACLWLMLNLTVLTWIRFMIWLLIGFAIYFSYSYRHSRLGEELLSDTISAEALKGLN; via the coding sequence ATGCATGTGTTCAGGACCAAAACCGTCGAGCAGACCTTGGCCGAGACCGGTGAGGAGGGGCGCACGCTCAAACGCACCCTGTCCACTTGGGACCTCGCTGTCATGGGGGTGGCGGTCGCGGTCGGCGCGGGCATCTTCTCGGTGGGTGCCCAAGCGGCGGCCTTCCATGCGGGCCCTGCGGTCATTCTCAGCTTCATCATCGCCGGCGTGGTCTGCGGGGCGGCGGTCATGTGCTACGCCGAATTCGCCTCGATGATCCCGGTCTCCGGTTCGGCTTACACCTTCACCTACACGACGATTGGCGAGATCGTGGCCTGGGTGATTGGCTGGGATTTAATCCTGGAGATGATGATGGCCGCCTCGGTCATCTCCAAGTACTGGGGTGTCTACCTGAACGACTTCATCCACCTGATGGGCGGGCAGGGGTTCTCGACCACGGTCGCGTTCGGCGGCTTCCACGTGGACCTGGCGCCCCTGTTCGTCGTCGGTCTCTTCACCGTCCTGCTGATTCTGGGCACCAAGATGTCGGCCCGCTTCGACGGCGCGCTGACCATCCTCAAGATCGGCATCGTCCTGTTCGTCATCATTGTCGGCTTCTTCTACATCAAGGCAGAGAACTACCACCCCTTCATCCCGCCTGAGCAGCCGGCTTCGTCAATCAAGGGCCTGGAGGTCACTTCGACCATGGCCGAGCCCCTCTGGCAGTGGGTCACCGGAATGAGCCCCACAGCCTACGGCGTCCCCGGCATCCTCTCGGGCGCGGCCCTGGTCTTCTTCGCCTTCATCGGCTTCGATGTGGTGGCCACCACCTCCGAGGAGGCCAAGGACCCGCGCAGGACCGTCCCGCGCGGCATCTTCCTGGGTATGGTCATGGTCATCATCCTCTACGTCCTGGTTGCCATCGTCACCACCGGCATGGTCTCCTACAAGGACCTGGCCAAGTCTCCCTCGCCCTCCCTTGCCACGGGCTTCGAGCTGGTGGGCGCCAGCTGGGCGGCCAAGCTGATCTCATTCGGCATCGTCGTGGGGCTGACCACCGTGGTCATGGTCCTCCTGCTGGGGCTGACCAGGATCGTTTTCGCCCTCAGCCGTGACGGTCTGCTGCCGCGCGGCCTGAGCCAGACCGGCCGCTTTGGCACCCCCTCCCGGATCCAGCTGATGGCCGGCATCCTGGTCGCTGTCGTGGCCTGCTTCTTCAATATCGACGTCTTGTCCGACATGGTGAACATCGGCACGCTCTCCGCCTTCATGCTGGTGGCCCTGTCCGTCCCGATCATGCGCCGTAAGCGCCCTGACCTGCCGCGCTCTTTCAAGATGCCCGGCAACCCGGTCATCCCGATTCTGATCTCCTTGGCCTGCCTGTGGCTCATGCTCAACCTGACCGTGCTCACCTGGATCCGCTTCATGATTTGGCTGCTGATCGGTTTCGCCATCTACTTCAGCTACTCCTACCGGCACTCCCGCTTAGGCGAGGAGCTCCTCAGCGACACCATCTCCGCTGAGGCGCTCAAAGGCCTGAACTGA
- the fdxA gene encoding ferredoxin: protein MTYVIAQPCVDVKDKACVDECPVDCIYEGPRDLYINPDECVDCGACEPVCPVEAIFYEDDLPEDWAWYKDAAVDFFNQVGNAGGAQAHGPYDHDHPQVAALPPQGQ, encoded by the coding sequence ATGACGTATGTGATTGCGCAGCCGTGTGTGGATGTGAAGGATAAGGCTTGCGTGGATGAGTGCCCGGTGGATTGCATCTACGAGGGTCCGCGTGACCTGTACATCAATCCTGACGAGTGCGTGGATTGCGGGGCGTGCGAGCCGGTGTGCCCGGTGGAGGCGATCTTCTACGAGGACGACCTGCCCGAGGATTGGGCCTGGTACAAGGACGCGGCCGTCGACTTCTTCAACCAGGTCGGCAACGCGGGCGGCGCCCAGGCCCACGGCCCCTACGACCACGACCACCCCCAAGTCGCAGCCCTGCCACCGCAAGGTCAGTGA
- the dinB gene encoding DNA polymerase IV, which yields MSTAPRLAAAKRDWGGDETGCTVLHIDMDAFYASCEVARHPEFKGLPLIVGTGPRSVVSAASYEARPYGINSAMPVARARHLCPNGIFLPVDMSYYRAVSRSIFSQVFARVTDQVEQVSVDECYMDVSAALRRWGRPTNIARWIRQRVAALFHVTCSVGVASNKLIAKMASTNAKPDGMLLIPRARQAEFIQLMPLRAIPGIGQALEKRLKDWGIEDVAALSRSSEAELVQATGSRISAHTLALASQGMDKRVVTPYTPEKSIGAERTFLEDTASLKAVSDLLRQCSDEVASSLRKRGLLARTITVKLRFDDLKYMTKSHTSRVPLHAASAIHPEAMRLLQTMLNMTEEQVASGELPRLIRLAGVSASSLSKAEETPVQPSLDEVLQEEEGETESLRRAQLATAERALDSIRGRYGQGAVKFGL from the coding sequence ATGAGCACTGCACCGAGACTGGCTGCCGCTAAGCGCGACTGGGGCGGCGACGAGACCGGCTGCACTGTGCTCCATATCGATATGGATGCTTTCTACGCCTCCTGCGAAGTCGCCCGTCACCCCGAATTCAAAGGGCTGCCGCTGATCGTAGGAACCGGCCCGCGCTCAGTGGTCTCCGCCGCGTCCTACGAGGCCCGCCCCTACGGCATCAATTCGGCCATGCCGGTGGCTCGCGCCCGCCACCTATGTCCGAACGGAATCTTCCTACCGGTTGACATGAGTTACTACCGAGCCGTCTCCCGGAGCATCTTCAGCCAGGTCTTCGCCCGGGTGACCGACCAGGTGGAGCAAGTTTCGGTGGACGAATGCTACATGGATGTGTCCGCGGCCTTGCGCCGCTGGGGGCGTCCGACCAACATCGCGCGCTGGATAAGGCAGCGAGTGGCCGCCCTCTTCCATGTGACCTGTTCGGTGGGTGTGGCCTCCAACAAGTTAATCGCCAAGATGGCCTCGACCAACGCCAAACCCGACGGGATGCTGCTGATCCCACGCGCCCGTCAGGCCGAGTTCATCCAACTCATGCCCCTGCGCGCCATCCCCGGCATCGGCCAAGCCCTGGAGAAACGGCTCAAAGACTGGGGAATCGAGGATGTGGCCGCCCTCAGCCGGAGCTCCGAGGCCGAGCTGGTCCAAGCCACCGGCTCGCGCATCAGCGCCCATACGCTGGCTCTGGCCTCACAGGGGATGGACAAGCGGGTGGTGACCCCCTACACCCCAGAAAAGTCGATTGGGGCTGAGCGCACCTTCCTGGAGGACACGGCTTCGCTCAAGGCGGTCTCGGACCTCCTGCGCCAATGCAGTGACGAGGTGGCCTCATCCCTGCGGAAGCGAGGGCTCCTGGCCCGGACCATCACAGTCAAACTGCGCTTCGACGACCTGAAATACATGACGAAATCCCATACTTCCCGTGTGCCCCTCCACGCTGCCTCAGCCATCCACCCCGAGGCAATGCGACTGCTTCAGACCATGCTGAACATGACCGAGGAGCAGGTGGCCAGCGGCGAACTGCCCCGGCTGATCCGCCTGGCGGGTGTGTCCGCCTCCTCGCTGAGCAAGGCCGAGGAGACTCCGGTGCAACCTTCGCTGGATGAAGTCCTGCAAGAGGAGGAGGGCGAAACAGAGAGCCTGAGGCGGGCCCAGTTGGCGACGGCCGAGCGGGCCTTGGATTCGATTCGCGGCCGCTACGGACAGGGAGCCGTAAAGTTCGGGCTGTGA
- a CDS encoding MIP/aquaporin family protein encodes MDIAFTTKLAAEFIGTAILMIFGNGAVANVELKGTKGYHSGWLTIAMGYGFGVMLPVLMFGGISGAQINPAMTIGQAVNGMFPWSQVAPFILVQLLGAAAGQLIVYVVYYPHYMQTDSPQAILASFTTTDASESKVNYFINEFVGTLLLVLGALCCLEGAWGSKNKASAAIVVGFIVWGLVTSLGGPTGPGLNPARDLVPRILHQFLPIPHKGSSRWDEAWIPVVAPILGAILGAFLFKTLFAL; translated from the coding sequence ATGGATATCGCATTCACGACCAAATTGGCGGCGGAATTCATAGGTACGGCCATACTGATGATTTTCGGTAACGGGGCGGTGGCGAACGTGGAGCTCAAGGGCACCAAGGGCTATCATTCCGGCTGGCTCACCATCGCGATGGGCTACGGGTTCGGCGTGATGCTCCCCGTGCTCATGTTCGGCGGTATTTCGGGCGCGCAGATTAACCCGGCCATGACGATCGGACAGGCGGTCAACGGCATGTTCCCCTGGTCGCAGGTGGCCCCGTTCATCCTGGTGCAGCTGCTGGGCGCGGCCGCCGGACAGCTGATCGTATACGTGGTCTACTATCCCCACTACATGCAGACCGACTCGCCCCAGGCGATTCTGGCCTCCTTCACCACTACGGACGCTTCCGAATCCAAGGTCAACTATTTCATTAACGAGTTCGTTGGCACGCTGCTGCTGGTGCTGGGCGCCCTGTGCTGCCTGGAGGGCGCTTGGGGCTCTAAGAACAAGGCTTCGGCGGCCATCGTGGTGGGCTTCATCGTCTGGGGTCTGGTCACCTCCTTGGGCGGCCCCACCGGCCCCGGTCTGAACCCGGCCCGGGACCTGGTGCCGCGCATCCTCCACCAGTTCCTCCCCATCCCCCACAAGGGCTCCTCCCGCTGGGACGAGGCCTGGATTCCGGTCGTCGCCCCGATCCTAGGCGCCATCCTAGGCGCCTTCCTCTTCAAAACCCTCTTCGCTCTCTGA
- a CDS encoding IMPACT family protein, with protein sequence MRTVLDLPGEPAVGELEDRKSVFIGAVCHVSGAAEALDFLAARRKADPKARHVCHCAIWGGDSAGPASLTGSDNAGSAHAGQGSGNLSEHMSDDGEPSGTAGKPILEVLRRNDMTDCIVTVTRYFGGILLGSGGLIRAYSSAASLALKAAKQAKITPARRLMVRVDYPRYERLKQLVEHSQGQVASEEFTDRVSLTIDLPADQQEAFTRSLTNLFNGQISPQDQGPTAFYQPL encoded by the coding sequence ATGCGGACGGTGTTGGACCTGCCCGGGGAGCCGGCGGTTGGGGAGCTCGAGGACCGTAAATCGGTGTTCATCGGAGCGGTCTGCCATGTAAGCGGGGCGGCCGAAGCGCTTGACTTTCTGGCCGCGCGGCGGAAGGCTGACCCCAAGGCGCGGCATGTGTGCCATTGCGCTATTTGGGGAGGGGATTCGGCCGGCCCAGCCTCACTGACCGGCTCGGACAACGCCGGCAGCGCGCACGCGGGACAGGGCTCAGGAAATCTGTCGGAGCACATGAGCGACGATGGGGAGCCATCGGGGACTGCGGGCAAGCCGATTCTGGAAGTGCTGCGGCGCAACGACATGACCGATTGCATCGTGACCGTGACCCGCTATTTCGGTGGGATTCTGCTGGGCTCAGGCGGCCTTATCCGCGCATACTCGTCCGCCGCCTCGCTGGCTCTCAAAGCGGCCAAGCAGGCGAAGATTACGCCCGCCCGACGGCTGATGGTCAGGGTGGACTACCCACGCTACGAGCGGCTCAAACAACTGGTGGAACACAGCCAGGGCCAGGTGGCCAGCGAGGAGTTCACCGACCGAGTGAGCCTGACCATCGACCTGCCCGCCGACCAACAGGAAGCCTTCACCAGGAGCCTGACCAACCTCTTCAACGGCCAGATAAGCCCCCAAGACCAAGGCCCCACCGCCTTCTACCAGCCCCTCTGA
- the rplM gene encoding 50S ribosomal protein L13, with the protein MKTFTPKPADLSHDWYVVDASDVVLGRLAAQVATLLRGKNKPTFAPHADSGNHVIVINASKVALTGNKDGKVLYAHSGRPGGLRRDSYGELMQHNPERIITTAVKGMLPKNKLAKVQLTRLHVYAGEDHKHQSQQPTEFKITQVSQQAK; encoded by the coding sequence GTGAAAACGTTCACCCCAAAGCCGGCTGACTTAAGTCATGACTGGTACGTCGTCGACGCCTCCGATGTGGTGCTCGGCCGTCTGGCCGCCCAGGTCGCGACCCTGCTGCGCGGCAAGAACAAGCCCACTTTCGCGCCCCACGCCGACTCCGGCAACCATGTGATCGTCATCAATGCGTCCAAAGTGGCCCTGACCGGCAACAAGGACGGCAAGGTCCTGTACGCCCACTCCGGCCGTCCCGGCGGCCTGCGTCGCGATTCCTACGGCGAGCTCATGCAGCACAACCCCGAGCGGATTATCACGACCGCGGTCAAGGGGATGCTGCCTAAGAACAAGCTGGCCAAGGTCCAGCTGACCCGTCTGCACGTCTATGCGGGCGAGGATCACAAGCACCAGAGCCAGCAGCCGACCGAGTTCAAGATCACTCAGGTCTCGCAGCAGGCCAAGTAG
- the rpsI gene encoding 30S ribosomal protein S9 produces the protein MADNNNSSAVLEAEQTVYTSETNSGAGTGTSAIAPGYGTGRRKEAVARVRLVPGTGQWSINGHSLEEYFPSRLHQREVNSPIVLLKLEGKFDIKVLVDGGGVTGQAGAVRLGVARALNAIDRDANRAALKKAGFLTRDARVVERKKAGLHKARRAPQFSKR, from the coding sequence ATGGCTGACAACAACAACAGCTCCGCGGTTCTTGAAGCCGAGCAGACCGTGTACACCTCCGAGACCAACTCCGGCGCTGGCACCGGCACCTCCGCGATCGCGCCGGGCTACGGCACGGGTCGTCGCAAGGAAGCAGTCGCCCGCGTGCGCCTGGTCCCCGGCACCGGCCAGTGGTCCATCAACGGACACTCGCTTGAGGAGTACTTCCCCTCCCGTCTGCACCAGCGTGAGGTCAACTCGCCGATCGTGCTTCTGAAGCTCGAAGGCAAGTTCGACATCAAGGTGCTGGTCGACGGAGGCGGCGTGACCGGCCAGGCAGGCGCTGTTCGCCTGGGCGTGGCCCGTGCGCTGAACGCCATCGACCGCGACGCCAACCGCGCCGCCCTCAAGAAGGCTGGCTTCCTGACCCGCGACGCCCGCGTCGTCGAGCGCAAGAAGGCCGGTCTGCACAAGGCCCGCCGCGCGCCTCAGTTCTCGAAGCGCTAA
- the adhE gene encoding bifunctional acetaldehyde-CoA/alcohol dehydrogenase has product MVSARKTSTKIQDIKEAQSAQDEVDALVTKAQAALTEFEKLDQEQVDRIVAKASIAALNKHLELAQMAVEETGRGLVEDKATKNIFACEHVTNHLAHQRTVGVINDYDVDGIVEIAEPVGVVAGVTPVTNPTSTAIFKSLIALKTRCPIVFGFHPFAQRCSTAAAKIVRDAAIEAGAPADCIQWIEHPSVEATGALMKHPGVATILATGGPGMVKAAYSSGKPALGVGAGNAPAYVDKTVNVPRAVNDLILSKHFDYGMICATEQAIIAHKDIYARLVEEMKRRKAYFVNPEEKALLERYMFGVTSYPGKDAPAPKLNSVVPGKSPQYIAREAGFEIPEDATIIAAECKEVGEMEPLTLEKLAPVQAVLKAKDKDQAFDMCERMLKFGAGHTAAIHTDDQDLVREYGLRMHACRIIWNQPSSLGGIGDIYNSIAPSLTLGCGSYGGNSVSGNVQAVNLINVKRIARRNNNMQWFKVPAKTYFEPNSIKYLRDMFGIRRAVIVCDKVMEQLGIVDKIIDQLRARREPVTFRIIDNIEPEPSVETVERGSEMMRDDFKPDTIIAVGGGSPMDAAKIMWLLYEHPEISFSDVREKFFDIRKRAFKIPPLGSRAKLVCIPTSSGTGSEVTPFAVITDHKTGYKYPITDYALTPSVAIVDPVLARTQPRTLACDSGFDALTHATESFVSVYANDYTDAMALRAAKLIWDNLDISVNAAPGRERTQAQEKMHNAGTMAGMAFGSAFLGMCHGMSHTIGALCHLAHGRTNAILLPYVVRYNGQVPQESTSWPKYSEYTASERYQELANELGIKSSSPQDAVEKYAQALEDYRDNKLGMDSSFQSAGVDEEYFWSVLDQIGMRAYEDQCTPANPRVPQIEDMKDIAIAAYYGVPQEEGHARRVAREGEAATEEASQRVG; this is encoded by the coding sequence GTGGTTTCGGCGCGTAAGACATCAACGAAGATCCAAGACATCAAGGAAGCGCAGAGTGCCCAGGATGAGGTGGACGCCCTGGTTACCAAAGCGCAGGCCGCCCTGACCGAGTTCGAGAAACTCGACCAGGAGCAGGTGGACCGGATCGTGGCCAAGGCTTCGATCGCTGCCCTCAACAAGCACCTGGAGCTGGCGCAGATGGCCGTTGAGGAGACGGGCCGTGGCTTGGTGGAGGATAAGGCCACCAAGAACATCTTCGCCTGCGAGCATGTGACCAACCACCTCGCCCACCAGCGTACGGTTGGAGTGATCAACGACTACGACGTGGATGGCATCGTCGAGATCGCTGAGCCGGTCGGTGTGGTCGCAGGGGTCACCCCCGTGACCAACCCCACCTCCACCGCTATCTTCAAGTCGCTGATCGCCCTGAAGACCCGCTGCCCGATTGTGTTCGGCTTCCACCCGTTCGCCCAGCGATGCTCCACGGCCGCGGCCAAGATCGTGCGCGACGCCGCGATCGAGGCCGGGGCTCCTGCCGACTGCATCCAGTGGATCGAGCATCCTTCGGTCGAAGCGACCGGCGCGCTGATGAAGCACCCGGGTGTGGCGACCATCCTGGCCACCGGTGGACCTGGCATGGTCAAGGCCGCTTATTCGTCCGGTAAGCCCGCACTTGGCGTCGGCGCCGGCAATGCGCCGGCTTACGTGGACAAGACGGTCAATGTGCCCCGCGCGGTCAACGATCTGATCCTGTCCAAGCACTTCGACTACGGCATGATCTGCGCCACCGAGCAGGCCATCATCGCCCACAAGGACATTTACGCGCGTCTGGTCGAGGAGATGAAGCGCCGCAAGGCCTACTTCGTCAACCCGGAGGAGAAGGCGCTGTTGGAGCGCTACATGTTCGGCGTGACCTCCTACCCCGGTAAGGATGCTCCCGCCCCCAAGCTCAATTCGGTTGTGCCAGGCAAGTCGCCGCAGTACATCGCCCGCGAGGCCGGTTTCGAGATTCCCGAGGATGCCACCATCATCGCCGCCGAGTGCAAGGAAGTCGGCGAGATGGAGCCGCTGACCCTGGAGAAGCTGGCTCCGGTCCAGGCTGTGCTCAAGGCCAAGGACAAGGACCAGGCCTTCGACATGTGCGAGCGGATGCTGAAATTCGGCGCCGGGCACACCGCGGCCATCCACACCGACGACCAGGACCTGGTGCGCGAATACGGCCTGAGGATGCATGCCTGCCGCATCATCTGGAACCAGCCCTCATCCCTGGGCGGCATCGGCGACATCTACAACTCCATCGCCCCGTCGCTCACCTTGGGTTGCGGCTCCTACGGCGGCAATTCGGTCTCGGGCAACGTCCAGGCCGTCAACCTGATCAACGTCAAGCGAATCGCGCGGAGGAATAACAACATGCAGTGGTTCAAGGTCCCGGCCAAGACCTACTTCGAGCCCAATTCAATCAAGTACCTGCGTGACATGTTCGGCATCCGTCGTGCTGTGATTGTGTGCGACAAGGTGATGGAGCAGCTGGGCATCGTGGACAAGATCATCGACCAGCTGCGCGCCCGCCGCGAGCCGGTCACCTTCCGCATCATCGACAACATCGAGCCTGAGCCGAGCGTGGAGACCGTTGAGCGCGGGTCGGAGATGATGCGCGACGATTTCAAGCCCGACACCATCATCGCTGTGGGCGGCGGCTCCCCGATGGACGCGGCCAAGATCATGTGGCTCCTGTACGAGCACCCGGAGATCTCCTTCTCCGATGTGCGCGAGAAGTTCTTCGACATCCGCAAGCGAGCCTTCAAGATTCCGCCGCTGGGGTCCAGAGCCAAGCTCGTGTGCATCCCCACCTCGTCCGGCACCGGCTCCGAGGTCACGCCCTTTGCGGTCATCACCGACCACAAGACCGGTTACAAGTACCCGATCACCGATTACGCGCTCACCCCGTCCGTCGCGATCGTCGACCCGGTCCTGGCGCGCACCCAGCCCAGGACGCTGGCTTGCGACTCCGGTTTCGACGCGCTGACCCACGCCACCGAGTCGTTCGTATCCGTGTATGCCAATGATTACACGGACGCGATGGCCCTGCGCGCGGCCAAACTCATCTGGGACAACCTGGACATTTCCGTCAACGCGGCTCCTGGCCGTGAACGGACCCAGGCCCAGGAGAAGATGCATAATGCGGGCACAATGGCCGGGATGGCTTTCGGCTCGGCTTTCCTGGGCATGTGCCACGGCATGTCGCACACGATCGGCGCCTTGTGCCATCTGGCCCACGGCCGCACCAACGCCATCCTGCTGCCGTATGTGGTGCGTTACAACGGCCAGGTGCCCCAGGAGTCCACGTCCTGGCCCAAGTACAGCGAGTACACGGCCTCCGAGCGTTACCAGGAGCTGGCGAACGAGCTGGGCATCAAGTCCTCATCCCCGCAGGATGCCGTGGAGAAGTACGCGCAGGCCCTGGAGGATTACCGAGACAACAAGCTGGGCATGGACTCTTCCTTCCAGTCCGCTGGCGTGGATGAGGAGTACTTCTGGAGCGTGCTTGACCAGATCGGCATGCGCGCGTACGAGGACCAGTGCACTCCCGCCAATCCCCGCGTCCCGCAGATCGAGGATATGAAGGACATCGCCATCGCCGCCTACTACGGCGTCCCCCAGGAAGAGGGGCATGCGAGGCGGGTGGCTCGCGAAGGCGAAGCCGCCACCGAGGAGGCTTCCCAGCGCGTCGGCTGA
- the rpsJ gene encoding 30S ribosomal protein S10 yields MAGQKIRIRLKSYDHEVIDQSAKKIVETVTNAGATVVGPVPLPTEKNVYVVIRSPHKYKDSREHFEMRTHKRLIDIVDPTPKAVDSLMHIDLPADVNIEIKL; encoded by the coding sequence ATGGCGGGACAGAAAATCCGCATCAGGCTTAAGTCCTATGACCACGAGGTCATCGACCAATCGGCGAAGAAAATCGTCGAGACGGTGACGAACGCGGGCGCAACGGTTGTTGGCCCCGTTCCGCTGCCGACTGAGAAGAACGTGTATGTCGTCATCCGTTCTCCTCACAAGTACAAGGACTCCCGCGAGCACTTCGAGATGCGGACGCACAAGCGCCTTATCGACATCGTCGACCCCACGCCCAAGGCTGTGGATTCGCTGATGCACATCGACCTGCCTGCGGACGTCAACATCGAAATCAAGCTGTAA
- the rplC gene encoding 50S ribosomal protein L3 has protein sequence MTREQKNTTALLGRKLGMSQVWDENGFFVPVTLVDVSTNVVTAVKTEESDGYSAVQIGYGQIDPTKVTKPLAGHFAKAGVTPRRHLVEVRTEDADKYEPGQELPVDLLPEGSSIDVTGTTKGKGFAGTIKRWGFKSYRRTHGSHKNERRPGSVGACATPSRILKGKRMAGRMGHDTSTVQNLTIVSADIENGVIAVKGAIPGPRGSIVVVRSSVKGA, from the coding sequence ATGACTCGCGAGCAAAAGAACACCACCGCCTTGCTGGGCCGCAAGCTCGGCATGTCGCAGGTGTGGGACGAGAACGGATTCTTCGTCCCCGTCACCTTGGTCGACGTCTCCACCAACGTGGTGACCGCCGTCAAGACCGAAGAGAGCGACGGATATTCCGCCGTGCAAATCGGTTACGGTCAGATTGATCCGACCAAGGTAACCAAGCCTCTGGCTGGGCACTTCGCCAAGGCAGGGGTCACCCCACGCCGTCATTTGGTCGAGGTGCGCACCGAGGACGCCGACAAGTACGAGCCCGGTCAGGAGCTGCCGGTCGACTTGCTGCCCGAAGGCAGCAGCATCGACGTCACCGGCACCACCAAGGGCAAGGGTTTCGCCGGCACCATCAAGCGCTGGGGCTTCAAGTCCTACCGCCGCACCCACGGCTCTCACAAGAACGAGCGTCGTCCCGGCTCCGTCGGCGCGTGCGCCACGCCTAGCCGCATTCTCAAGGGCAAGCGCATGGCAGGCCGCATGGGGCACGACACGTCCACCGTGCAGAACCTGACCATCGTCTCCGCCGACATCGAGAACGGCGTCATCGCAGTCAAGGGCGCCATTCCCGGCCCCCGCGGCTCGATCGTCGTGGTTCGCTCGTCCGTGAAGGGAGCTTGA